Proteins from a genomic interval of Oncorhynchus mykiss isolate Arlee chromosome 21, USDA_OmykA_1.1, whole genome shotgun sequence:
- the LOC110500405 gene encoding calsequestrin-1 isoform X2, whose translation MKWGWVFLGALLSLGNMSWGEKGLEIPEYDGKDRVHDLNAKNYKSVMKKYDVMVIYYHAHVESNKNAQKAFEMEELALELAAQVLDDLDDEDIGFGLVDEKKDLSVAKKLGLDEVESIYIFVDNEIIEYDGELAADTLVEFLYDVIEDPVEIIDNERELKGFHNIDEDIKLVGYFKSEKSPHFIEYDDAAEEFHPFIKFFATFDAKIAKKLKMKLNEVDFYEPFMEEPVTIPGQPYSEAELVDYIEEHDRPTLRKLEPHSMYETWEDDIDGEHIVAFAEEDDPDGYEFLEILKEVARENTDNADLSIIWIDPDDFPLLVPYWEKTFGIDLGSPQIGVVDVEDADSVWMEMDDDEDMPTADELEDWIEDVLSGKIDPDDDDDDDDDDDDDDDDDDDDDDDDDDDDDDDDDDDDDDDDDDDDDDDDDDDDDDDDE comes from the exons ATGAAGTGGGGTTGGGTGTTTCTGGGGGCCCTGCTCTCTTTGGGGAACATGTCCTGGGGAGAGAAGGGTCTGGAGATCCCTGAGTATGATGGGAAAGACCGCGTCCATGATCTCAATGCTAAGAACTACAAGTCTGTGATGAAGAAGTACGATGTCATGGTGATCTACTACCATGCACATGTGGAGAGCAACAAAAACGCCCAGAAAGCATTCGAGATGGAGGAGCTCGCCCTGGAG CTTGCAGCCCAGGTTCTGGATGATCTCGACGACGAAGACATTGGATTCGGCCTTGTGGATGAGAAGAAGGACCTCTCTGTCGCCAAGAAGCTGG GTCTGGATGAGGTGGAGAGCATCTATATCTTTGTCGATAATGAGATAATTGAGTACGATGGCGAGCTGGCCGCTGACACCCTGGTGGAGTTTCTCTATGAT GTGATTGAGGACCCTGTGGAGATCATTGATAATGAGCGTGAGCTCAAGGGCTTCCACAACATCGATGAGGACATCAAGCTGGTCGGCTACTTCAAGAGTGAGAAATCCCCCC ACTTCATTGAGTATGACGATGCTGCCGAGGAGTTCCACCCCTTCATCAAGTTCTTCGCCACCTTTGACGCCAAG ATTGCCAAGAAGCTAAAGATGAAACTGAACGAGGTTGACTTCTATGAACCCTTCATGGAGGAGCCAGTGACCATCCCAGGACAGCCCTACTCTGAGGCTGAGCTCGTAGACTACATTGAGGAGCACGACAG GCCCACTCTGAGGAAGCTTGAGCCCCACAGCATGTACGAGACCTGG gaGGATGACATAGATGGAGAGCACATTGTTGCCTTTGCTGAGGAGGATGACCCTG ATGGTTATGAGTTCCTGGAGATCCTAAAGGAGGTGGCCCGTGAGAACACTGACAACGCTGACCTCAGCATCATCTGGATTGACCCCGACGATTTCCCCCTG CTTGTGCCCTACTGGGAGAAGACATTCGGCATTGACCTTGGTTCTCCTCAGATCGGTGTTGTGGATGTAGAAGAT GCTGATAGTGTGTGGATGGAGATGGATGATGATGAGGACATGCCCACTGCTGATGAGCTTGAGGACTGGATCGAGGACGTGCTGTCTGGAAAGATCGACCCAgacgatgatgatgacgatgatgacgacgatgacgatgatgacgatgatgatgacgacgatgatgatgacgatgatgatgatgatgacgatgatgacgaCGACGATGATGACGACGATGATGACGACGATGAtgacgacgatgatgatgatgacga
- the LOC110500405 gene encoding calsequestrin-1 isoform X1 codes for MKWGWVFLGALLSLGNMSWGEKGLEIPEYDGKDRVHDLNAKNYKSVMKKYDVMVIYYHAHVESNKNAQKAFEMEELALELLTSPAALTYQLAAQVLDDLDDEDIGFGLVDEKKDLSVAKKLGLDEVESIYIFVDNEIIEYDGELAADTLVEFLYDVIEDPVEIIDNERELKGFHNIDEDIKLVGYFKSEKSPHFIEYDDAAEEFHPFIKFFATFDAKIAKKLKMKLNEVDFYEPFMEEPVTIPGQPYSEAELVDYIEEHDRPTLRKLEPHSMYETWEDDIDGEHIVAFAEEDDPDGYEFLEILKEVARENTDNADLSIIWIDPDDFPLLVPYWEKTFGIDLGSPQIGVVDVEDADSVWMEMDDDEDMPTADELEDWIEDVLSGKIDPDDDDDDDDDDDDDDDDDDDDDDDDDDDDDDDDDDDDDDDDDDDDDDDDDDDDDDDDE; via the exons ATGAAGTGGGGTTGGGTGTTTCTGGGGGCCCTGCTCTCTTTGGGGAACATGTCCTGGGGAGAGAAGGGTCTGGAGATCCCTGAGTATGATGGGAAAGACCGCGTCCATGATCTCAATGCTAAGAACTACAAGTCTGTGATGAAGAAGTACGATGTCATGGTGATCTACTACCATGCACATGTGGAGAGCAACAAAAACGCCCAGAAAGCATTCGAGATGGAGGAGCTCGCCCTGGAG TTACTCACCAGTCCAGCCGCCCTGACGTACCAG CTTGCAGCCCAGGTTCTGGATGATCTCGACGACGAAGACATTGGATTCGGCCTTGTGGATGAGAAGAAGGACCTCTCTGTCGCCAAGAAGCTGG GTCTGGATGAGGTGGAGAGCATCTATATCTTTGTCGATAATGAGATAATTGAGTACGATGGCGAGCTGGCCGCTGACACCCTGGTGGAGTTTCTCTATGAT GTGATTGAGGACCCTGTGGAGATCATTGATAATGAGCGTGAGCTCAAGGGCTTCCACAACATCGATGAGGACATCAAGCTGGTCGGCTACTTCAAGAGTGAGAAATCCCCCC ACTTCATTGAGTATGACGATGCTGCCGAGGAGTTCCACCCCTTCATCAAGTTCTTCGCCACCTTTGACGCCAAG ATTGCCAAGAAGCTAAAGATGAAACTGAACGAGGTTGACTTCTATGAACCCTTCATGGAGGAGCCAGTGACCATCCCAGGACAGCCCTACTCTGAGGCTGAGCTCGTAGACTACATTGAGGAGCACGACAG GCCCACTCTGAGGAAGCTTGAGCCCCACAGCATGTACGAGACCTGG gaGGATGACATAGATGGAGAGCACATTGTTGCCTTTGCTGAGGAGGATGACCCTG ATGGTTATGAGTTCCTGGAGATCCTAAAGGAGGTGGCCCGTGAGAACACTGACAACGCTGACCTCAGCATCATCTGGATTGACCCCGACGATTTCCCCCTG CTTGTGCCCTACTGGGAGAAGACATTCGGCATTGACCTTGGTTCTCCTCAGATCGGTGTTGTGGATGTAGAAGAT GCTGATAGTGTGTGGATGGAGATGGATGATGATGAGGACATGCCCACTGCTGATGAGCTTGAGGACTGGATCGAGGACGTGCTGTCTGGAAAGATCGACCCAgacgatgatgatgacgatgatgacgacgatgacgatgatgacgatgatgatgacgacgatgatgatgacgatgatgatgatgatgacgatgatgacgaCGACGATGATGACGACGATGATGACGACGATGAtgacgacgatgatgatgatgacga